GGCACCTGCGGGAAGTTTTTTGGCAAAGCCAGCGGGCCACACATGGGCGGCATTGCCCGGAACATAGGCGGCCCAGTAGCCCTCAGTTCCCTCGCCCCGGTCCCGCACATTGCTGCCTTTTGGGTGAACCTGGACGATGACATGATGCACGACTCCACGGTCTGTCGGCATGATCTCGTAGCCCTGCACCCAGCGGTCTTCTTCAAAGGATGTGGTCGTCGTGACAAACTGGTAAGGCATGGTGCCCTCTGCCTTGATGGCAATGGGTTTGGGCAGTTGGATGATCGTGTCCGGTTGCCCGATGGTCCATTCCTTGGGGAAAGAGCGGGGCTGGGGGGCATCGGAGATTTGTCCTAGCGGACGGTCACTGGCCAGCCAGGTCAGCAAGTCCTGTTTGTCCTGGGGGGAAAGGGAGCTGTCATTGATCCAGGGCGTGTGGGTGCCCTCAGGAGGCGTGGCGGCAAACCAGGGCGGCATGGCTCCGCGTTCCACCTGTTTGCGGATCATGGCGGCGTTTTCCAAAACGTCCTCGTAGGTCTCCAGGCTGAAGGGGCCGATGCTGTCCTTGCGATGACACTCCACGCAGTTCGCTTGCAGGATGCGGGAGATTTGATGGTGATAGGTGACGGAGGTCTGGGCGACGACGGTGGCTGGCTTGATGTCCAGGGCGCAGCCTGGGGCCGTGGTGGCGGCGATGGCAGGTGCCTGGTGGGCAAGAAGAGCTGTGAGGGCATCGCGAAGATACGTTTTGTTAGGCCGTTCTTTGGCATAACCCAGACCGTATTGGTCATTGATGGCTCCGCGATAGGTCAGCGTGCGGGCGGCATCGAGAAGAAAGACTTCGGTGGTGGTCGTTGCTGCCAGGGCGGTGGAGAGGCGGCCATCCTGGTCATGAACCACCGGAGATTTCAGGCCGTGGGTGGTGATGAAGGTCTGGATATCTTCCTGGGTTTCCACGGCCACCGGGCAGACCAGCAGCATGCCGACTTTCTGTTCCTGGGCTGTTTTTTCCAAACGGGCGAGTTCAGCTCCCAGTTTGCCGCTGATGGGGCAGGTGGCCCCAAAGAAAGCGACGATGAGACCCTGCTGGCCACTAATGCGTTCGCTCAGCTTGAGGTTCTGACCGCGGCTGTCTTCCAGCGTCAGGTCGGCGACGAGGCGGCCTACACCGTGATCGGAGGCTTTTAAAACGACGGTGGCCTCTTTCAGCTCTGGGTCTTCGCTCGCCGGCTTGGCTGGGGTGGTGGATTCTGGGCTGCCGCCTTTGCGGCGCAGTCGGGCCATGGCTTCGGTGGCCTCGGCCAGGGTGACCGTGCCGTTGCTGTCCTGATCCAGAAAACGCATCCAGCGTTTTTGGGGCATCTCATTTTCCGTCAGCAGGCCGTCGCCGTTTTTGTCCAGGTTGTCGAATTCAGCAATGCCTGTCTTGCCTGCAGAGGGGGATTCGGCGGCGCGTTTTTTGGCACGTTCGGCCAGTTGCACGGCCTTCTCAGCTTCTTCCAGGGTGAGGGATCCATTGCCGTTCAGATCCAGTTTCGGCAGGTAGGGCGCGGCCTGCATTTCTTCACCCGCAATGAGGCCATCATTGTTTTTGTCGAACCCTGCAAAGCGTTCGGCCACACTGGCGACCTGGGCTCCCAGCGGAGCGGTGAGGAGAAAGGGCAGCAAAAGGGAAAGACGTTTCATGCAGTATCGCTGGGTGACGCAGTCGTCGGTTTTATATGACAGCGTTTGGAGAAACCTCACGGGCGAGGGAAAGTTGCGGTAGGTGAGGCCGCGCCTCAGCCTCTTTTGAGAACGCCACTGCTGAGGATCTGGGCTCGCAGACCGCCATTGCCCTTCATCGCGGCTTCGGCCCCTGGGGCCAGGGCTTGGTCCATCCAGTAGCAGGGTTTGCATTCCTCGGTGCCTTTGAAGCGCACGCCTTGAATTTCAAACTCCTGGCCAATGAGGTCATTGAGATTGACCCCTTTGGTGAGGATGTTGCGGCGGAAAACGGAGGGGGATACCCCCATGGCCTGGAACTCTTCGCACAGCCGTTCATACACCTCATGGGCAAAGAAGGTGACCTGGCCCTTGTACTTCTCTTTGAAATCGAAGAAGCGGTCACCCACCAGCCCTTTGCCAGCCACGCATTCCACCGTTTCCACTTCCTGGATCGGTGCCTGCCCCGCAGGCTGGCCGTGATGGCCGAAGTAGTTGTGCGCGGGAGAGATGTAGATGTGGAGGATCTGCATGGGCGGACTCTCACGCATGGCAGGCGCTCCGCCAAGGACGGAATGAGTCTTTGCATCCCCCGCCTTTTCTCGGGAAGAGTGCGGCTATGAGTTCAGAGAGAATCATCCGGGTCGGGATCGTGGGCGCAGGCGGCATTGTGAAACAGCGCCACCTGCCAGGGTTGCGGGCGCTGCCGAATGTGCGCATCACGGCTGTGGCCAATTCATCGCTGGCCAGTGCGGAGGCGTTTTGCCAGGAGTTCGCGCCGGAGGCCAAAGCCCATGCTCGCTGGGAGGATGTGGTGGACAATGAGGACGTGGATGTGGTGTGGATCGGCGCGCACCCGTCCATGCACCACGATGCGACGGACTTTGGCCTGCAATGCGGCAAGCATGTTTTCACCCAGGCCCGCATGGCCGCCACTTTGCAGGAGGCGGAACACATGTGGGAGCGGGCACAAAGCTGCCCGGATCTAGTGACGGCCATCTGCCCAGCACCCCAGGGCATGAAGGCCGGAGAGATGGTGAAAAAGCTGCTGGCTGAAGGGGCGATCGGGAAACCACACCAGGCACTGCTACACAGCTTCAGCGCCGCCTGGCTGGATGCAAACCAGCCTGCACACTGGCGTCAAAATGTGGAGGTCAGCGGCATCCAGATCCTGACCCTGGGAATCTACACGGAAGTTTTGCAACGTTGGTTAGGTCACATCGTGGAGGTGGAGGCGCGGGGGAATGTGGTCATCCCGGAGCGCCAGGGTTTCACGGTGGAGACGCCAGACTTTGTGCATGTCATGGCCAAATTTCGCAGCGGTCTAGAGGCGACGATGCTGTTCAGCGGTGTCGCGGCCCATGCACCGACGGACAAGCTGTGGCTCTTTGGCTGTGAGGGCACGCTGAGTTATGACTTTGTCACCGATGAAGTGTGCCTGGGCAAACCGGGCGGCTCCCTGGAGGTCGTGCCTGTGCCTTATGAGATGGAGCGGGAGTGGACTGTGGAGCGTGACTTCATCCAGGCCATTATGGACCCAGCGGCCCCGCGGCCAAAGCCGGACTTCACCGAAGGCGTGTGCTACAT
The Prosthecobacter algae genome window above contains:
- a CDS encoding redoxin domain-containing protein is translated as MKRLSLLLPFLLTAPLGAQVASVAERFAGFDKNNDGLIAGEEMQAAPYLPKLDLNGNGSLTLEEAEKAVQLAERAKKRAAESPSAGKTGIAEFDNLDKNGDGLLTENEMPQKRWMRFLDQDSNGTVTLAEATEAMARLRRKGGSPESTTPAKPASEDPELKEATVVLKASDHGVGRLVADLTLEDSRGQNLKLSERISGQQGLIVAFFGATCPISGKLGAELARLEKTAQEQKVGMLLVCPVAVETQEDIQTFITTHGLKSPVVHDQDGRLSTALAATTTTEVFLLDAARTLTYRGAINDQYGLGYAKERPNKTYLRDALTALLAHQAPAIAATTAPGCALDIKPATVVAQTSVTYHHQISRILQANCVECHRKDSIGPFSLETYEDVLENAAMIRKQVERGAMPPWFAATPPEGTHTPWINDSSLSPQDKQDLLTWLASDRPLGQISDAPQPRSFPKEWTIGQPDTIIQLPKPIAIKAEGTMPYQFVTTTTSFEEDRWVQGYEIMPTDRGVVHHVIVQVHPKGSNVRDRGEGTEGYWAAYVPGNAAHVWPAGFAKKLPAGAIVSFQIHYTPNGKKTEDQLRMGLVFAKEKPRYIVHTAAVAHPRLNIPAGAPDHVEVKEQTVPMDMNVMAYMAHMHVRGKAFKFEVTPPGGQSEVLLDIPRYDFNWQLRYDYAQPKFLPRGSKVKITAVFDNSEGNPANPDPAKNIRWGPQTYDEMMIGYFEYYTSNEDVAAR
- a CDS encoding MOSC domain-containing protein, which gives rise to MRESPPMQILHIYISPAHNYFGHHGQPAGQAPIQEVETVECVAGKGLVGDRFFDFKEKYKGQVTFFAHEVYERLCEEFQAMGVSPSVFRRNILTKGVNLNDLIGQEFEIQGVRFKGTEECKPCYWMDQALAPGAEAAMKGNGGLRAQILSSGVLKRG
- a CDS encoding Gfo/Idh/MocA family oxidoreductase; protein product: MSSERIIRVGIVGAGGIVKQRHLPGLRALPNVRITAVANSSLASAEAFCQEFAPEAKAHARWEDVVDNEDVDVVWIGAHPSMHHDATDFGLQCGKHVFTQARMAATLQEAEHMWERAQSCPDLVTAICPAPQGMKAGEMVKKLLAEGAIGKPHQALLHSFSAAWLDANQPAHWRQNVEVSGIQILTLGIYTEVLQRWLGHIVEVEARGNVVIPERQGFTVETPDFVHVMAKFRSGLEATMLFSGVAAHAPTDKLWLFGCEGTLSYDFVTDEVCLGKPGGSLEVVPVPYEMEREWTVERDFIQAIMDPAAPRPKPDFTEGVCYMRVVEAVWEAMEKRAAVKCA